The window CCGGCCGCGTCGAGCGGTGACTTCCCGGTCGGCACCCGGTTGCGCGTCACGAACCTCGACAACAACAAGTCGATCACCGTCGAGGTCACCGGGCCGTCCGGGAGCTGCGTGCTGCTCAACAACGCGGCGTTCGAGCAGGTCCGGGAGCCCGGCAAGTTCCTCATCCGCCGTGCCGTGATCGAGCGGGTGGGCTGAGCTCCACGGTCGTCGTGACCCGCACCAGCGACGGGGCGCGCGGCGTCGACCCGAAGCCGAACCGCACCGGTGGTTCGACCGGGGCGAGCGTGCCGAGGTCGGCCCCGTCGAGGTGCGCGGTCACGGCGACGATCGGGTGCAGGTCACGGGCGCCGTACCACTCGTGGCGCCCGTTGCCCGCGCTGCCGTGGGTCCGGACGCCCGGCAGCGCCACCCGGGCGAGCACGTCGACCAGGCGCACCCAGGCCGGCGCACCGGCCAGCCGAGACGGCACCGCCCGCAGCAGTAGTCCGAGCGGGCTACGCGTCCCGGTCGAGAACGCGTACTCCAGCCCGCCCGCGGTGACGGTCCAGCGGGCGGCGGTCCGCCGGACGTCCACCGGTACCACCCGCACCGCGTCGAACCGGTACGTCGCCGCGACGAACTCGGCCAGCTCGGACGACGTCGCCAGCAGCGTGCGATGACCGGCGGCGTCCTCGACCATCACGTCGCTGACCGGCCCGAAGGGTGAGGCCGGCCAGTGGCCCAGCACCAACCGGGTCCCGCTGGTCGTCCCCACGCCCGCGATCCACCCGTCGAAACGCAGCCGTTCCCCCATGGGCCCAGCCTCCTGCCCCGCGACGTCGTCCGCATCTCGGGATGCCTACGATCCGACACGCACGAATCCGCCACCACTAGGGGAGCACATGGGCCGCCCGGTCTACCTGGACTGCGACACCGGCATCGACGACTCGCTCGCGATCGCCTACCTGATGGCCCACCCGGATGTCGACCTGGTCGGCGTCGGCACCAGTTTCGGCAACATCGACGCGCACCGCGCCGCGCGCAACACGCTCGACCTGCTGGCGCTCGGCGGTCACGACCACGTCCCGGTGGCGATCGGGGCGGAGAAGCCGCTGTCCGGTGCCTGGAACGGCGGCCCGGCCCACATCCACGGCGCGAACGGCGTCGGCGACGTCGAGCTGCCGCGGGCCGGCCGTGAGCCGCAGACCGACGAGTCGGCCGCCGACCTGCTCGTGCGGATGGCGCACGAACACGAGGGTGAGCTCCGCGTCCTCGCGATCGGGCCACTGACGAACCTGGCGCGAGCGCTGGACGTCGAGACCGCGCTGCCCTACCTCGTCGAGAGCGTCGTCGTGATGGGTGGCGCGGCCCGGGTGCCCGGCAACGTCACGCCGGTGGCCGAGGCCAACATCTTCAACGACCCGGACGCCGCCGACCGCGTGCTGTCCGCCGACTGGCCGCTCACGCTCATCCCGCTGGACGTGACGATGGAGCACCTGATCGAGGAGTCCGACCGGGCGACGCTGCTCGCCGCCGACGAACCGCTGCCCCGGGCGCTCGGCCAGATGCTCGACGTCTACTACGAGTTCTACGTCGCCACGTACGGCCGTCGCTGCGCGCCGCTTCACGATCCGCTCGCCGCGGCGGTCGCCGCCGTCGGGGCCACCCCCGTGATGGCCCCGACGGTGCAGGTCGTCGTCGACGCGACCGATGGACCCGGCCGTGGCCAGACCATCTGTGACCTGCGTGGCGAGCGCGTGGGCTACCCGGTACAGCCCACGGCCCGCGTTCGGCTGGTGCTGACGCTCGACGCCCCGTTCGGCCCCCACCTCATCGAGCGACTCACCAGCGCTTGATCCGGTATCTCGCGGCCGACCTCGACCAGACACGCCTGGTCGAGGCCGGCCCGGCCGGAAGACAGCGCACCCCTCCAACACTGTTCCGGCCAATTCGACCCGGTCCACTTGTCACTACCTGTTCCCGCGGGGTCGAGCCTGCCGTGACCGGCGCGGCTGCGCATGACGTGATCACGGGATTCCGTGCCCGCTCACCCGGTCGAGCACGGCGTTCCAGTCGGCGGGCGCGGTGTCCGCGCGCCAGGCGATGTGCTGATCCGGGCGGACGAGCACCAGGCTCCGATCCCAGCTGGCCCGCACCGACCGGTCGGAGACGACGAGGTGCGCCATCGGGATCCCACGCTGCCGCGCGGCGAGCACCAGCGGCCGCCCCGCCTCGTCGTCGGTGAGGTCGACCAGCGTGAATTGCGGGCCGAGCCGGTCGAACAGCTGGGTGCCGTCGTCCAGCCGCACGGCCGGCGCCCTCCCGCCCACGGCCTCCTTGTCCTCCTGCCAGATCACGGTCGAGGTGGCGTACCGGCTGCCGAGCGCCAGACCGAGCGCGTCGTCGGTCGGCTCGACCTCCTGGCGGAGCACGCCGGCCAGGTACTCGCGGGACGCGCCGGCCGCGGCCAGCCGCCCGAAGCGCCGTCGCGTCTCCAGCCGGCGGGCCACCAGCTCCCGGTCGATCAGCGCCCGCGGACGCCGCTCGTCCTCGTAGCTGTCGAGCAGGCCGGGCCCGCCCCAGCCGTTGACCACCGCGGCGAGCTTCCAGCCCAGGTCGACGGCGTCCCCGATGCTGGTCGCCGCGTTGTCGCCCGCCGGGTAGAACCGGTGCGCCGACTCGCCGACCAGGAACGCCCGTCCGAGCCGGTAGCGGCGAGCCACCGCCAGCGCGTCGTCCCACTGGGTCACGTCCAGGACCTCGACGGTCTCCAGCCGGCTACCCAGCTGCTGGCGCAGCAGCGCGACCGGATCGGCGGCGACCGGGTCACCGGGTGACATCCGCAGGTGCCCGACCCAGCGGTCGCCGTCCGGCCGGTACTCCAGCGTCAGGCTGCCGACGATGATCGTCGCCGGGTGGCGCTCTCCGAACCGGCGGCTCAGCTCCGGGCTGCGGAAGTACACGGAGCAGTGCTGGACCGGAGCGCTCAGCTCCGCCATCGGGACGTCGAGACACTGGCGGACCGTGCTCTGCGCGCCGTCGCACCCGGCCAGGTAGCGCGCCTCGATCGTGGTTCTGCCGGTGGCACCGGCGCTGCGGTCCAGCGCGGTGGCGACGATCCGGTCGGCCTCGATCCGCACGCCGGTGAACGTCCACCCCAGCCGCAGGTCGATCAGCGGGTGCTGCTCGACCGCGGTCCGCAGCTCGGCGGCGAGGCGCACCCCGGACACCCGCTGGGGCAGCTCCACCGGCGCGCTGCCGTCCTTCACGTCCGCGTAGCGTCCGCGCAGCTCGTCGAGGGACGGCACGGACGAGACCAGCACCGGTGGCTGGTCGAGACCCTGACTCCACTCCACCTCGTCGGGGACGTCGGGTCTCAGGCCCTGCGCCCGGATCGCGGCCGACAACCGCAGCCGGCGCAGCAGTTCCATGCTGCGGCCGTCCAGATAGTCCACGTCGGCGGACTGCGGTGGTGTGGCCGCGCGGTCCAGCACGATGCTCGGTACGCCGTGATGCGCCAGTTCCAGTGCGAGGATCGAGCCGACCGCGCCCGCTCCTACGACCAGCACCTGGGCTTCCGGCGCTGATGTGGCCATCGGACCTCCCCGTCGATCCCCCGTCGATGCCCGTGGCAGCACCGCCACGTGACGTCATGCTGAAGCGGGGCGACGACCGCCGCCATCACGTCTTTCCGTGATTGCTGTGTCAGCCCGGGTTGTTCGCCGCGCGGTTCACCTGCGCGGCGAGCGCGACACGGCCCTGGATCTCCAGCTTCGCGAAGATCTTGCGGAGGTGGCTGTCGACGGTGTGCGGTGACAGATGGAGCCGCTGCGCGACCTGGTGATTGGTCAGCCCTTCGGCGACCAGGAGCGCGACCCGGCGCTCGGCGGGGGAGAGCCGGTCGAGCGGTGATTCCGGTGCGCGGCCGGGGGTGGCCGGTCCACCCAGCGCCTCCTCCAGGCGACGCCGCGCGCGGTGCGCGCCGCCCGCGGTGGCCAGCGCGTGGGCTTCCCGGCGCCACTCCCGGGCCTGCCGCGCGTCGCCGGTGAGCGCGGCGGCGTCCTCCAGCGCGGTGGCCAGCACGAGGTGGCGCGGCGTCCGGCGGTAGTGGCCGATCGCGGCGCGCAGAGTCGTCAGGTCGCGGCGGAGCAGGCCGTCGGTATGGGCAGCGGCGCCGGCCAGCGCGGGCAGGCCGGGGTTGCGCCGGGCCAGGCCGTCGGCGGCGCGGACGACGACCTTCGCGCGGGCGGAGTCGCCCCCGTCCAGGGCGATCCGGAGCAGCGTCGTCGCGTTGCCGGGGTCCTGCCCGATCAGCATCGGCCGGGTCGGCAGCGCGTCGAAGATCCCGGTCAGCCGCCGCAGCGCCGGCTCCGCGCCCGCGGTGGCGTGCGCGAACACCCCCTCGGCCCAGTCGACGTCCTCGGGGGCCGCGGTGATCCCGGTGTCCATCAACTCGTGCATCCGCCGCAGGTAGTCCGCGGCCGCGGTCAGCTCGTCGCGGACGACGGCCAGCCGGGTCAGCATCGCGAGCAGCGGGACCGCCAGCTGGTGCGAGCCCAGCTGCGCGGCGACCGCGACCCCCGCGTCGGCCTCGGCGGCCGCCTCGTCGAGCTGGCCGCGTGCGGTCAGCAGCGCCGCGCCGTAGTAGTGCCAGAGCGGCGCCGACCAGCCGGTACCCAGCTGGACGGACTCCTGCCTGCCCCGTTCGAGCGCGCGGGCCGCGTCGTCGAAGCGGTCGAGCCCGGTGTAGGCGCTGGCCAGCCAGATCCGGGGGTGGCGCTGGAGCGCCTCGCCGCCGATCCGGTCGGCGGTCTCGGTGGCCTCCATCGCGTGCCCGTACGCCTCGTTCAGGTCGCCGACGGCCTGCGCGACCAGGCTGCGGGCCGTGCGTCCGAACACCGAGGCGCCGTACTCGCCGCAGGCGCGCCCGATCGCGTCGGCCAGCTCACCGGACCGGTCGGCGCCGTCCAGATCGTCGCTGTAGAACAGCGCGTGGGCGCGGATCGCGTACAGGCGCGCGGCCAGCGCGTCCGAGCCGGTGGCGTGCGCCAGGCCCTGCTCGGCGTAGTCGACCGCGGTCTGGTTCTTCCCAGCGTGCTTGAACGCCTCGGCGAGCCCGAGCAGCAGCAGCGCCTCGGTCTCCCGGTCCAGCCCGGCGCGCAGCGCGGTCCGGCCCAGCGCGTGCGCCTCGGGCAGCCGTCCGGCGGCAGCCAGCAGGCGGACGGCCTCGGCGACCAGCGGGTTGCGTCCGCTCCCGTGCTCACCGAGGACGGCGAGCGCGCGCAGGATCAGGTCGGCGGCGGTGCTCGGTGCGACGTCGGCGACGTCTCTGGCGGCGGTGTGCAGCAGCTCGACCGCTTCCCGGTTGCCGTCCGCCCCGCCCTGGACGAGATGCCCGGCGACCTCCATCGGCGGCCGGCCGTCGGCGCGCGCGATCGCGGCGGCCTCCCGGTGCAGCACGACCGCGATCGACTCGCCGATCGTGTTGTACACCGCGGCGCGGATGCGCTCGTGGACGAACGTGAGCGCGCGCCCCTCGTCGACCAGGATCGCCGCCACGGTGGCCTGCTCGACCAGCGGCACCACATCGGCGGCCCGCACACCGACCAGCCGGGCGACCTCGTCGACGCCGAACGGGCGGTCGAACACCGACGCGGCCTGCACCATCCGCCGGGCCTCCACCGGCAGCTGGTCGAGGACCTGGCGGATCATCGCGACAAAACTCGACGGCAGCGCGGTGCCGACGACCGAGGCGACGCCGTCGGTGACCACCACTTGGTCGGTCACCCGCAGCGACGTCATCAGCTGCGCTACCGGCAGCGGGATGCCGCCGAGGCTGCCGGCGAGCGCCGTGACCGTGCTGTCGACCTCGGCACCGAGTACCTGCGCGCAGAGCTCACCCACCGCGGCGTCGGTGAGGCCGCCGAGCGGCAGTTCCTCCGCGCCCTCCCGGATCAGCCAGTCCAGGACCTGCTGTCCGGGCGTGTCCGCCGGCTGCGGACGCCGGGCGAACAGCCACCGCACGGCCGACGACGTCAGCGCGGGCACCAGCTGCCGGATCGCGAGCGCGCTGACCTCGTCCGTCCAGTGTGCGTCGTCGATCGCGACGACCAGCGGCTGCTCGGCGGCCCGCGCTTCGAGCGTCGCGCGCAGCCGCTCCAGCGTTCCGTACGTGTGGCCGGACTCGTCCGGTAGCCAGGCGAAGGCGTCGGTCGGCGGGTCGCACTCCCGTAACGCGGACGCCAGCGTGATCAGCGGTACCGCGCGGTCCAGCTCGAACGCGCGCCGGGGTGCGACGGTCATCGACCGGTCGCGGGCGATCCGGACCGCGGCGCGCAGCAGGTGGGACTTGCCGATCCCCGGCGGTCCGCTCAGGACGAGACACCCGCCGGCGCCGTTCGCGGTATCGGTGAGGGCGCGCCGGATCAGGTCGAGCTCGCGGTCGCGGCCGACCGGGGGGAACGGGCGCACAGAGATCACCGAGGGGTTCGTCGTCCGGGTTCGCGGACGAATTGTTGTGGACGCCGTGGAGCGAACTGAACAGCCGTTCGGCCAGCTCGCGCCCGACAACTGGCGTCGACTCAATCGCCGACGGATGAGAGATTACCGGCCGGACGTCCGCTTGTTGCCCGTACCAACTCCTCGACGAGGGCCGGGCCGTGTTCGGTGAGGACCGATTCGACGTGGAACTGCACCGACCGCATCCTGGGCGCGACCAGTGCGTGGACGGCGCCGCTCACGGGGTCACGGAGCACGTGCACCGGCCGGCCGGTGACCGGGCAGCGCCGGGCGTCGACGTCACTCACCGCGACGAACGTGTTGTAGAAGCCGACTCGCTCGGGCCTGCCGTACCAGTCGAGCCACCGCTGCACGCCCTGCGCGGGCTGCGGTAGCCGCCGGATCTCCAGTCCGAGGGTGGCAGCCAGCACCTGGTGACCCAGGCAGACCGCGAGCAGGGGACGCCGGGCGGCCAGCAGCGTCCGGGTGATCGTGTGCAGGCGTGCGATCCGGGGCGTTCCGGTGTCGCGCGGATCGCCGGGCCCCGGTCCGACCAGCACCGGGTCGTCCGGCCCGAACCCGTCGAACAGGACGTCGTCCGGCGCGGTGGCCGGGCGGATCCGCACGTCGGCACCGAGCGAGCCGGCCACGGCCGCGAGCATCGCGGTGAAGTCGTCGCCCGCGTCGACGAGAAGAAGGCGCAGGCCCGCCGCTCCCCGACCGGCCCGACCGCTGCCCAGGCCGCGCCAGTATTCGGAGAGCCCGGCGTTCCGCGCCGCCAGCGCCGCCCGGATCCCTGGGTCCGCGAGGCGCGCGAGGCGCGCGGGGCGCGCCGGGCTCTCCGGGGCGGCGGCCGGGGCCGGGGCGGCGGCCGGGGCAGGGGTCGGGTCGTGCGGGGCCGGGCCTGTCGGGCCGTGGCCGAACGCGGTGGCGAGGGCCGTGGCCTTCGCCCG is drawn from Cryptosporangium aurantiacum and contains these coding sequences:
- a CDS encoding nucleoside hydrolase, producing MGRPVYLDCDTGIDDSLAIAYLMAHPDVDLVGVGTSFGNIDAHRAARNTLDLLALGGHDHVPVAIGAEKPLSGAWNGGPAHIHGANGVGDVELPRAGREPQTDESAADLLVRMAHEHEGELRVLAIGPLTNLARALDVETALPYLVESVVVMGGAARVPGNVTPVAEANIFNDPDAADRVLSADWPLTLIPLDVTMEHLIEESDRATLLAADEPLPRALGQMLDVYYEFYVATYGRRCAPLHDPLAAAVAAVGATPVMAPTVQVVVDATDGPGRGQTICDLRGERVGYPVQPTARVRLVLTLDAPFGPHLIERLTSA
- a CDS encoding FAD-dependent monooxygenase, which gives rise to MATSAPEAQVLVVGAGAVGSILALELAHHGVPSIVLDRAATPPQSADVDYLDGRSMELLRRLRLSAAIRAQGLRPDVPDEVEWSQGLDQPPVLVSSVPSLDELRGRYADVKDGSAPVELPQRVSGVRLAAELRTAVEQHPLIDLRLGWTFTGVRIEADRIVATALDRSAGATGRTTIEARYLAGCDGAQSTVRQCLDVPMAELSAPVQHCSVYFRSPELSRRFGERHPATIIVGSLTLEYRPDGDRWVGHLRMSPGDPVAADPVALLRQQLGSRLETVEVLDVTQWDDALAVARRYRLGRAFLVGESAHRFYPAGDNAATSIGDAVDLGWKLAAVVNGWGGPGLLDSYEDERRPRALIDRELVARRLETRRRFGRLAAAGASREYLAGVLRQEVEPTDDALGLALGSRYATSTVIWQEDKEAVGGRAPAVRLDDGTQLFDRLGPQFTLVDLTDDEAGRPLVLAARQRGIPMAHLVVSDRSVRASWDRSLVLVRPDQHIAWRADTAPADWNAVLDRVSGHGIP
- a CDS encoding ATP-binding protein, yielding MISVRPFPPVGRDRELDLIRRALTDTANGAGGCLVLSGPPGIGKSHLLRAAVRIARDRSMTVAPRRAFELDRAVPLITLASALRECDPPTDAFAWLPDESGHTYGTLERLRATLEARAAEQPLVVAIDDAHWTDEVSALAIRQLVPALTSSAVRWLFARRPQPADTPGQQVLDWLIREGAEELPLGGLTDAAVGELCAQVLGAEVDSTVTALAGSLGGIPLPVAQLMTSLRVTDQVVVTDGVASVVGTALPSSFVAMIRQVLDQLPVEARRMVQAASVFDRPFGVDEVARLVGVRAADVVPLVEQATVAAILVDEGRALTFVHERIRAAVYNTIGESIAVVLHREAAAIARADGRPPMEVAGHLVQGGADGNREAVELLHTAARDVADVAPSTAADLILRALAVLGEHGSGRNPLVAEAVRLLAAAGRLPEAHALGRTALRAGLDRETEALLLLGLAEAFKHAGKNQTAVDYAEQGLAHATGSDALAARLYAIRAHALFYSDDLDGADRSGELADAIGRACGEYGASVFGRTARSLVAQAVGDLNEAYGHAMEATETADRIGGEALQRHPRIWLASAYTGLDRFDDAARALERGRQESVQLGTGWSAPLWHYYGAALLTARGQLDEAAAEADAGVAVAAQLGSHQLAVPLLAMLTRLAVVRDELTAAADYLRRMHELMDTGITAAPEDVDWAEGVFAHATAGAEPALRRLTGIFDALPTRPMLIGQDPGNATTLLRIALDGGDSARAKVVVRAADGLARRNPGLPALAGAAAHTDGLLRRDLTTLRAAIGHYRRTPRHLVLATALEDAAALTGDARQAREWRREAHALATAGGAHRARRRLEEALGGPATPGRAPESPLDRLSPAERRVALLVAEGLTNHQVAQRLHLSPHTVDSHLRKIFAKLEIQGRVALAAQVNRAANNPG